Proteins from a genomic interval of Zingiber officinale cultivar Zhangliang chromosome 1B, Zo_v1.1, whole genome shotgun sequence:
- the LOC122048828 gene encoding G-type lectin S-receptor-like serine/threonine-protein kinase At4g27290 — protein MVRQTLLLLFLNVIAALFPISSPTDTLVPSQLFSDGAAASLVSSGQKFKLGFFSPDGTDGNRRYIGIWYNSISAFTVVWVANRQRPLTNGAGHLSLTENGTLIIFGDDNSTVLWSTQSAKVLANPVAQLLDTGNLVVREATDESSAGDFAWQSFDFPTDTLLPGMKIGWDLRTMLNRNLTAWTSESDPSPGSCTLGIDLRGVPQEFGWRRGGQPYWRAGPWNGVFFSGVPGMESKNFVENNFIIDQDEVVHYYSSVNSSLLRRIIIHPSGQVEGLAWTDENQLWTSRGYVPGDPCDAVSSCGPNALCYPNWWPVCRCLQGFDPKNPTAWQLMTNTSDGCTRKTELDCVNGTDRFWKQSNVKLPDTSRSMINRSTDISLDDCEAWCLGTCSCTAYARANITGGGSGCILWTTDLTDIKLFNDGLGQDLYVRLSAADLDQALESNRSRRGRKRAIIIAATSATALTILIFLGVVGGLCVSRKRKLQVNQVTVEDFDLPLFDFGTVAAATCDFSIDNKLGEGGFGPVYKGKLGEQQQIAVKRLSETSLQGIQEFKNEVILIAKLQHRNLVRLLGCCMEGDEKMLIYEYMPNGSLDTFLFSETKRKLLDWEARSRIIVEIARGLHYLHHDSRLRIVHRDLKASNILLDEDLNPKISDFGMAKLFSGDETIGETKRVVGTYGYMSPEYIKNGAFSMKSDIFSFGVLMLEIISGKKNNEFGHSTQHLNLIDFIWSLWREEKAIDSVDESMGLFPVAEVLRCINIGLLCVQERAEDRPTTSSILLMLGNDKIYLSQPKQPGFVIERYPCESCSWSKKQTVSINYVSITTLEVR, from the exons ATGGTCAGACAAACTCTGCTCCTTCTCTTCCTCAATGTAATAGCTGCTCTCTTTCCCATCTCCTCTCCGACAGACACGTTAGTCCCCTCCCAGCTTTTCTCCGACGGCGCCGCAGCATCCTTGGTCTCCTCCGGCCAGAAGTTCAAGTTGGGCTTCTTCAGCCCTGATGGCACCGACGGCAACCGCCGCTACATCGGAATATGGTACAACAGCATCTCCGCCTTCACTGTCGTGTGGGTCGCCAACCGCCAGCGCCCGCTCACCAACGGCGCCGGCCATCTCTCTCTAACGGAGAACGGAACGCTGATCATCTTCGGGGACGACAACTCCACCGTCCTTTGGTCGACGCAGAGCGCGAAGGTCCTCGCTAATCCCGTCGCGCAGCTCCTAGACACCGGGAACTTGGTCGTCCGAGAAGCCACCGATGAGTCGTCCGCCGGTGACTTCGCTTGGCAGAGCTTCGACTTTCCGACGGACACACTACTCCCGGGCATGAAGATCGGTTGGGACCTAAGGACCATGCTGAACCGCAACCTGACGGCCTGGACGAGCGAGAGCGACCCGTCACCGGGCAGCTGCACCTTGGGCATCGACTTACGCGGCGTCCCTCAAGAATTCGGGTGGCGGCGCGGGGGGCAACCCTACTGGCGCGCGGGGCCATGGAACGGCGTCTTCTTTAGCGGAGTCCCCGGAATGGAGTCGAAAAATTTCGTAGAAAACAACTTCATAATCGACCAAGACGAAGTCGTTCACTACTACTCCTCTGTGAATTCCTCTCTGCTTCGCCGGATCATCATCCATCCGTCAGGGCAGGTGGAAGGCCTCGCGTGGACCGACGAGAACCAGTTGTGGACGTCGCGTGGGTACGTGCCGGGGGACCCGTGCGACGCCGTCTCCTCCTGCGGCCCCAACGCTCTCTGCTACCCCAACTGGTGGCCGGTGTGCCGGTGCCTGCAGGGGTTCGATCCCAAGAACCCCACCGCCTGGCAGCTCATGACCAACACCTCAGACGGCTGCACGAGGAAGACGGAATTGGATTGCGTCAACGGAACGGACAGGTTCTGGAAACAGAGCAACGTGAAGCTGCCGGACACGTCGAGATCGATGATTAACCGGAGCACGGACATCAGTCTGGACGACTGTGAGGCGTGGTGCTTGGGGACTTGCTCGTGCACCGCCTACGCGAGGGCCAACATCACCGGCGGTGGTAGCGGATGCATACTGTGGACCACCGACCTCACCGATATCAAACTGTTCAACGACGGATTAGGGCAGGATCTCTATGTCCGGTTATCCGCCGCTGATCTCGATCAAG CCTTAGAATCAAACCGTTCTCGTCGTGGTCGAAAACGCGCCATCATCATAGCGGCCACTTCTGCGACGGCGTTGACAATTCTAATCTTTCTCGGGGTCGTCGGCGGCCTCTGCGTCAGCAGGAAGAGAA AATTGCAGGTCAACCAAGTTACTGTAGAAGACTTTGACCTTCCATTGTTTGACTTTGGCACCGTAGCAGCAGCCACCTGTGATTTCTCCATTGATAATAAACTCGGAGAGGGTGGATTTGGTCCAGTCTACAAG GGGAAGTTAGGGGAGCAGCAACAAATAGCTGTGAAGAGACTATCAGAGACCTCATTGCAAGGCATACAAGAGTTCAAAAACGAAGTGATATTGATTGCTAAGCTGCAACATCGCAATCTTGTTCGCCTTCTTGGTTGTTGCATGGAAGGTGATGAAAAGATGTTGATATATGAGTACATGCCCAATGGAAGCTTAGACACCTTCTTATTTA GTGAAACTAAGCGTAAATTGTTGGATTGGGAGGCACGTTCCCGTATCATTGTCGAGATTGCTCGAGGTCTTCATTATCTCCATCATGATTCTCGATTAAGAATTGTGCATAGAGATTTGAAAGCAAGCAATATCCTTCTGGATGAAGATTTGAATCCCAAAATCTCTGATTTTGGAATGGCAAAACTATTTAGTGGAGATGAAACAATCGGAGAAACTAAGAGGGTTGTTGGAACATA TGGATATATGTCTCCGGAATATATTAAAAATGGAGCTTTCTCCATGAAGTCTGATATTTTCAGTTTTGGAGTATTGATGCTTGAGATCATTAGTGGCAAAAAGAATAATGAATTTGGCCATTCTACACAACACCTCAATCTTATAGATTTT ATATGGAGTTTATGGAGAGAAGAAAAGGCCATAGACTCGGTTGATGAATCAATGGGCCTATTTCCTGTTGCTGAAGTTTTGAGGTGTATAAACATCGGCCTCTTGTGTGTTCAAGAAAGAGCAGAAGATAGACCGACAACGTCTTCGATATTGTTAATGTTGGGCaatgataaaatttatttgtcTCAGCCAAAACAACCTGGCTTTGTCATTGAAAGATATCCATGTGAATCTTGCTCATGGAGTAAGAAACAAACTGTGTCTATAAACTATGTATCAATCACAACTTTGGAAGTTCGATAA